A portion of the Melanotaenia boesemani isolate fMelBoe1 chromosome 2, fMelBoe1.pri, whole genome shotgun sequence genome contains these proteins:
- the LOC121633422 gene encoding protein phosphatase 1 regulatory subunit 29 encodes MQGASATSSLLPLLFPSLLFFSYFSNMVNGDCWLIEGDKGYVWLAICSQNQPPYETIPQHINNTVHDLRLNENKLKAVLFSSMYRFTNLTDLNLTKNEINYIEDGAFAGQANLQVLQLGYNKLTNLTEGMMRGLGRMQCLFLQHNLIEVIASNAFWECPSLSSIDLSSNKLTRIDPSTFTVLSRLMVCELAANPFHCGCDLYSFLTWLEFFNNVSHTYDRLQCETPREMFGYPLLSPIAAGHAGRNAKTILYHHCRDGVMIPGMTSLPPDLDGPSGIGPEMFGGVGPYHQPTTSSSSTDDNFSPSIKVIKVSFSSASLLVRIPRPFSKMYILTQNNHTFVSDVMNLKHKKEMITVNKLKPHNNYTFCVASIRNSQRYNHTCIQFSTLGQNQDDMSATPSTTTHYIMTIVGCLFGMLIVLGIVYYCLRKKRMHDEKKKSICVKKTILEMRYGPEVAAAVANDPSAVHKLQEQSREHHQYQHHHGGKMSTSSSSGMLHSANTTSSRLSSIPQVEKMATAFSEALATSKGNYMDVRTGGAGMERMGDGGHGGMRGESLRDDDGTDLGDDSDDDGHGSASEISTIAMEVDKVNQIINNCIDALKLDAAAVAASGASTNPTASSNPTSPPPTSTSSLTRGLIPLSPGVTEGCQVIGPNKIPPPPPLPALNTPLSERPGISGGGFVVSPPYRHPPPATAARPIQRQMSADAAVIMANAVKKQSSTTSCGSVGRERERGGVRVYSLDVPEPRSPDACNQQQQQFPDRASPVGCGEPLDRLPLVGSGSCGGGGGGGCDSGGVGAQHQDSQKSHHYHQQQQIQQQQQQLEVQQDYHCSEHRHSVPALYYEGSHQGSPAQKVSFLKPLTRSRRDAASYSQLSPARHNSSYSGYSSSPEYSSESSLRIWERFRPYRKGPRDEACYVTAGNALRKKVQFAKGEDLHDILDYWKGVSAQQKL; translated from the exons ATGCAGGGCGCTTCTGCCACCTCCTCGCTCCTCCCCCTTTTATTCCCCTCGCTCCTATTCTTCTCCTATTTCTCCAACATGGTCAATGGGGACTGCTGGCTCATTGAAGGGGACAAAGGCTATGTCTGGCTGGCCATATGCAGTCAGAACCAGCCACCCTATGAGACTATCCCCCAACACATCAACAACACAGTCCATGACTTGAGATTGAATGAGAACAAGCTAAAAGCTGTGCTTTTCAGTTCAATGTATCGCTTCACCAACTTGACTGACCTCAACCTCACCAAGAATGAAATCAACTATATTGAAGATGGAGCCTTTGCAGGACAAGCCAATCTTCAG gttCTTCAGCTGGGCTACAACAAGTTGACAAACTTAACTGAAGGTATGATGAGAGGGCTTGGCCGCATGCAGTGCCTCTTCCTGCAGCACAACCTCATTGAGGTTATTGCCAGCAATGCATTCTGGGAGTGCCCCAGCCTGAGCAGCATTGACCTGTCATCTAACAAACTTACTCGCATTGACCCATCTACATTCACAGTTCTCAGTCGGTTAATGGTGTGTGAACTGGCTGCAAATCCATTTCACTGTGGCTGTGATCTTTACAGCTTTCTAACCTGGTTGGAGTTCTTCAACAATGTGTCACACACCTATGATCGCCTCCAGTGTGAGACACCCCGGGAAATGTTTGGCTACCCCTTACTGAGTCCTATTGCTGCTGGCCATGCTGGTCGGAATGCCAAAACCATTTTGTATCACCACTGTCGGGATGGTGTGATGATTCCTGGAATGACCTCTCTACCACCAGATCTGGATGGTCCTTCTGGAATTGGGCCAGAGATGTTTGGTGGTGTTGGTCCATATCACCAGCCCACCACCTCTTCCTCATCTACTGATGACAATTTCAGTCCCAGCATCAAGGTAATAAAGGTTTCTTTCTCATCAGCGTCTCTCCTTGTAAGGATTCCAAGACCTTTCAGCAAAATGTATATTCTGACACAGAACAACCACACATTTGTGTCAGATGTCATGAATTTGAAGCACAAGAAAGAGATGATTACTGTCAACAAGCTCAAGCCTCATAACAACTACACCTTTTGTGTTGCCTCCATCCGCAACTCTCAACGTTATAACCACACCTGCATCCAGTTTTCCACTTTAGGTCAAAATCAGGATGATATGTCTGCCACTCCCTCCACCACTACTCACTACATAATGACCATTGTGGGCTGCCTTTTTGGTATGCTCATTGTTTTAGGAATTGTATACTATTGTCTTCGTAAGAAGCGAATGCATGATGAGAAGAAAAAGTCTATCTGTGTCAAGAAGACTATCCTGGAAATGCGTTATGGGCCAGAGgtggcagcagcagtagcaaACGATCCATCAGCAGTCCACAAACTTCAGGAGCAGTCTAGAGAACATCACCAGTATCAGCACCATCATGGGGGAAAAATGTCCACATCTTCAAGTTCAGGAATGCTCCACTCAGCTAACACCACCTCCTCAAGACTTTCCTCAATCCCTCAGGTAGAAAAGATGGCCACTGCCTTCTCAGAAGCCCTGGCTACAAGTAAAGGAAATTATATGGATGTGAGAACTGGAGGAGCAGGGATGGAAAGAATGGGAGATGGTGGGCATGGAGGGATGAGGGGGGAGAGCTTGAGGGATGATGATGGAACTGATCTTGGAGATGACTCAGATGATGATGGACATGGCTCAGCTTCAGAGATCTCTACTATTGCCATGGAGGTGGACAAGGTTAACCAAATCATTAACAACTGCATTGATGCACTTAAACTGGATGCAGCAGCAGTTGCAGCCTCTGGTGCCTCAACTAACCCCACAGCTTCCTCCAACCCCACCTCTCCCCCGCCCACCAGCACATCCTCTCTTACTCGAGGCCTAATCCCACTTTCTCCAGGGGTGACAGAGGGATGTCAGGTCATTGGTCCCAACAAAATACCACCTCCTCCCCCACTCCCTGCCTTGAATACCCCTCTCTCTGAGCGCCCAGGGATCAGTGGTGGTGGCTTTGTTGTTTCTCCCCCCTACAGGCACCCTCCTCCAGCCACTGCTGCTCGTCCAATTCAACGGCAAATGAGTGCAGATGCAGCTGTAATTATGGCAAATGCTGTCAAAAAACAGAGCAGCACCACATCTTGTGGCTCTGTGGGTCGAGAAAGGGAACGTGGAGGGGTTAGAGTTTACAGCCTGGATGTTCCTGAACCAAGGAGCCCAGATGCCTGCaatcaacagcagcagcagttccCAGATCGGGCCAGTCCTGTGGGCTGTGGGGAGCCCCTTGACAGGCTGCCTTTAGTGGGGAGTGGAAGCTGTGGAggagggggtggtggtggttgcGACAGTGGTGGTGTTGGTGCCCAACATCAGGACAGCCAGAAGTCACACCACTaccatcaacaacaacaaatacaacaacagcaacagcagctgGAGGTGCAACAAGACTACCACTGCTCGGAGCACCGCCACTCCGTCCCAGCTCTCTACTATGAAGGCTCCCACCAGGGCTCCCCAGCCCAGAAAGTTTCTTTCCTTAAACCCCTGACGCGCTCCCGCAGGGATGCAGCATCTTATTCCCAGCTTTCACCTGCCCGCCACAACTCCAGTTACTCTGGATACTCCTCTAGCCCAGAGTACTCCTCAGAGAGCTCACTGAGGATCTGGGAGCGCTTTCGTCCATACCGGAAAGGCCCGCGCGATGAGGCTTGTTATGTGACGGCTGGAAATGCTCTACGAAAAAAGGTGCAGTTTGCTAAAGGGGAGGACCTGCATGACATTCTTGATTACTGGAAAGGTGTGTCTGCTCAGCAGAAGCTGTGA